From the Bacillus sp. FJAT-22090 genome, the window ATGGAAGAATTGGCATCACAGCAGAAAGACTTTTTAGGAATAGAGAGTGCTCGTGATCATGAATTGGGAATAACCATTTCCTACTGGGACTCTTTAGAAGCAATAAAAAGCTGGAAAGACAATTCTGCGCATAAAGTGGCGCAAGAAAAAGGTAAATCTGAATGGTATAAAAACTTCTCAGTAAGGATTTCTAAAGTAGAAAAAGCATACACTTTTGAAGTTAACGAGGATAATAATTTAGATTGAAATCAATAATTATAGAAGGGCATTATTTCAATAGAAGTAATGCTTTTTATTATGAATAAATAATTTAAAAGATTATTTTGGGGACCAAAAGGATTTTCTGTTGCAACTATAGAAATTAGTATAAGACCAAGGCGGTATTCAGCGCTTTAATATGGAAGGGTCGGATGGAATTCATTATTCTAACAACCTTGCCTCTGCAAAAATCTACGAAAAAGATGGAGGGATTAAAATGTCAGAGAATAAATCAACAAACGAGTTAACGACGTTCACGGAAGGAAAAGTTCTTGTCATGGAGAGGATTTTTAACGCACCGCGTTCTCTTGTGTTTGAAGCATTTTCAGATTCAGAACGATTGGAGAGCTGGTGGGGACCAAAGGGATGGAAGACAATAAATCGCCAATTTGAGTTTAAGCCAGAAGGAGTATGGCATTATTGCATGACATGCGAAGATGAAAATCAAGGAGACTTTTATGGACAAGAATCTTGGGGGATGGCTATCTATCATGAGATAGTTGCTCCTGAAAAAATTGTTTACACAGACATGTTTGCAGATGATAAAGGAAATGCGATTGCTGGCATGCCTGAACTACTAGTTACAATGATTTTTACTGAAGATGGAGATAAGACAAAACTCATTACTCGGTCTGAATTCGCTACCTTAGAAAATCTTCAGCAAGTACTAGACATGGGGGTAGTCCAAGGAACCTCTTCGCAATACGAACGACTTGATGACCTTCTAAAAAATATTTAATAAAGAGATCTTTTATGAAGGTTTTAATAAAATAAAAAGAAGGGTCATACTAGAGGTTAAGTATGACCCTTTCTTGATGCTTAAACTAAATTTTTATCTTTCAGAGATATTGATTATTTTGAACTTTGGTTTTCAGAAACAATCTGATTTAGTATAGCCAAACCAACTATTTCAGCCACATCTTGTAACTTACTTTTGCTTATTTTATCTATTGTATCCTGTGGTGTATGATACCACTCCTCTGTTGGATGATGGATGAAGAGTGCTGCAGGAATACCAGCTTCAGCAAATGACACATGATCACTTCGTTCTCCTTGGTTAAATGGAGTTGGTTCTCCATTTAACTTTTCACTAGCCTCCTGGGAAAGGTCTGTAACAAGATTAGGTTTACCGTCTATCGTTTGAAGAATTAAATTACCTGCATTTTTACTTCCTACCATATCTAGGTTAAAATTTGCAACGATTCGATTTTTTTCATCTTCCGACAAACTTTCTACGTAGTGAGAAGAACCTAGTAAACCTAACTCTTCAGCACCAAACGTGACAAAACGGATCTCTGTATCGGATGAAATATTTTTTAATACACGAGCGAGTTCCAATGTCATCGCAGTACCAGATGCATCATCATTTGCACCAGGAGCTCCTGCAACGGAATCGTGATGTGCACCGATCACAATGATATTATTCGTCGAGTTGTTTAATTTTACTGGTTTTTTTATAGCGATGACATTATGAGAAGTATTTTGATTGAAACTTGCGCCTTTTATGTTAAGTTGCCCGATAGACCCAGGATTTTTTTTTAGATGACTTATTAAGTCGTCCCCTTCTTCTTTTGTTAAAAAAACAGCTGGAACGCTTGTCTTAGTTGCGTCCCCTAAACTTGCATTAATCGTATCTGACTCTTGGTTGTAAATGATGACACCTATTGCACCTTTGGCAGTGGCGTTTGATATTTTGTCAGCAAAGGTAATTTCTCCACGTTGGATGAGTGCAATTTTTCCTTTTAAGTTTAGTTTATTTAAATCTTCCATTTTTCCAAGTCCAGCTGCAACAATTTCACCTGATATATCACCATTAACTGAATATTCAAACGCAATAGGCTGTAAACGTTGGGAGTAACCCTTTACAGATAACGCTAGAGTCTGTGGTGGTGTATAGCTATTAAAATGGAAAGATTGAACTTCAGATTCGTAACCATATGATTCAAACTGTTTTTTTATATATGCAACCGCCTCATTCTCTTGAGCAGTACCAGCAACACGAGGAGTTTTTGATAAAACCCTTATATTGTTGTAAATATTATCAGCATCGATTCCCCATAAAACTTGTGTCTCAAGTGCATTCATTTTTTCGAATTCGGTGGAAGCAAAGTGTGGACTAAACGCTACTATTGGGACGACTGTAGCAATACCAAGTATAATTGTCAGTATGATTTTATTGTTAGATATTCGCATTTTATACCTCCTATATCGTTATTGATTTAGGATGAGCAAAAATGAGATATTTACTTGTTTCATTTCATATAAATTTTATAGACGCTGTTAATTACTAAAAAATACTTGAAGCTAAAACAAAGATAGAGAGACCATGCGTAAGTGTTGAAGGAAAAATACCATATTTCAGGCGAACAAAGCTACAAATAATTCCCTCGAAAAAAGTAAATAAAATGACTGGTAATCCTAAAGTGGTAACTGTTGTTGCAAGAAAAACATGACCTACTCCAAACATCAGACCTGAAAGAAGTGCTGCACGAATGGAATCAGTGATTGACTCAAAATATCCCTGTAAATAACCACGGAATAGAACTTCTTCCATCAAATTACCGGATAATGCGAAAAAGAATAATAATGGTAGAACCTCAGTAGGAAAATAACCGCCTCTTTTTTCCAGAGGAATCCCTTGATATATAAAGAAGAAAGGAAGTACCACAATGATAGCGCCTAAGATTCCCATAAAAAGAGATAATACTTTTTGATTTCCTATCCAGAAAAGTAAGTGTCGCATGTCTTTTTGAAGATAGATGATTCCACCTGTAATCATTAGTGAAACTACACCCATTAAAATAAGTAAGCTACCATTCTCTGTGAATCTCATCCAAGGAAGATTGTTTGTTGTTCCAAAATGCCAAAAATCAAACGTAGTCATATTGTCTCTAATTAAGATAAAACCTAGAATGAGAATAAATATTTTTGTGGAGAATGCATTTTTAGGTAATAGTAAATATGTCACTAAAAGAATTAAAAATCCAGGAGTAATCCAAAGAATATATTCAAGAAACAAATCCAATTCTAGTCACCTCTCCCTTAGTTTCGGTTTAAAAAGGCAAATTATTTAGGTTTCTCATTCCTCTGTGCTAGACTGAAAACAAATAAAAACATGAAAAGAGGGTAATATGTTTAAAAAAATATTAAAGCAAATCAAACAACTTTCTCAAGGTAGTAGCGAGCGTAGACATGGTCATTATCGTCGAGGTAGTAGCAGCGATCGAAGAAAAAGTTATTATAAGCGTGGAAGCAGTAGCAGTAATTATAGAAGAAATCCAATGAGTGGAAGTAACTACTACAAACGCAAGGGCAGAAGCAGTAGTTAATTCTTTCACTTTTTATTGGCGAGAAGTGCAGCTTGTAGATCCTTCAAGATGTCTTTAGTAGTTGTATAAGGTTCTTTTATTTGTAAAAGTCTTTTAAGTAAATAAATTGTTTCATTTTTTAAAGAAAGTTCTTCTGTCCAAGGAAGAGCTTTTTTATTTCTTGTAGGATAGGTTGTGTAAAGTAAATATAAGAGTATCTCACCTAAATCAAAGTAGTCCTGTTCTTTCATCTCACCACTTGAGGGATTCAGCTTAGACAATCCAAAGTCGATTAAAAATAAATGGTTGTTATTTATAATAATGTTCGGAATACGCAAGTCGCCATGATAGACGTTCTTATTATGTAAATCATCTACTAAAACAAGGAGGTCCGCTAGCAAATTTAAAGACTGTTCTTCATTGAAAGTAACCTTTTTATAAAAAATCAAGTCCTCTAAATTGTCTCCTTCCATATAGTTCATAACATAAAATAGTAGCTCGTTATGTGTAAAAGCCTCAAAAAATTTAGGCATGTTTTCATGGTTTAACTTTTGTAAAATGGAGATTTCATTTTCAAATAGCTTTATTTCTTTTTTAGAACGTTGCTTACTTAGTCTTAGTTGTTTCACCACTTTGTAATCGTTCGTTTTTAGGTCTTTACATCGATAAAGTATGCCGTAGCTTCCTGTTCCAATAACATTTAAAACCTCATATTGTTGGTTTAAGACTGTACCTGCTTTCAATGGTATATCTACAAAAAATTGATAGGCTTTTCGAATAGAACGTAAAATGGATATGTTTCTCACCTCACTTGCTTATAGTTATCTCTTAAATATGACCTTATTGATATAATAAATATACAGTCAATTATAGAGAAGTATAGCTATTTATTCGAAAGAATAATGGGGTGTATGATGGAACTATTAAAAATTAGATGGTTAATATGGTTGTTTCCAATTGTATTTTTTATTCATGACCTTGAAGAAATTTTAACTGTTGAATATTTTTCGATGGTTCTCCCTTTTAAAGTTACAACAGTAGAATTCATTTTGGCTTTTAGTATATTATGGTTGATTGTTTTTATTGGTTGTATGTTTGCAGCAACGAATAAAGACTTTATAGGGATAGGACCTATACAATACTTTTCGATCTTAGTATCTGGTATTTTTTTAGCTAATGGTATTGGGCATATTTTGCAAAGTATTTTCTTTCAAAAATATGTACCTGGTGTCATCACTTCTATTTTTATTTTAGTCCCTTTTTGTTTGTTTAGTATTAAAAAGCTTCTCTCAGATAATTTAATAACATGTAAGCAAATATTAATTTATTTGGCACTAGGTTTTATTTTACAAACTCCATTTGCAATGGGATCAATAATGTTTGCAAAATTCATTGTAAAAATAGTAGGAAACGGATAGTGGAAATACACAAGTCAAAACTTTTATTGGTGTCGGAAGGGTATAATAAAGTAGCAGCAGAGGACACTAAAATAGAAGCATTTTGAGCATATGAAAATTGCTAAAACTTAGACTTAATGACAGAAGAAGCAAAGGAGATAAGATGACAAACCGAGAAGAACTAATAGGATGGAACTTCGATAACAGTTATGCCCGTCTTCCAAACATATTTTTTACTAGCCTCACCCTTAACCCTGTGAGCTCACCGAAATTGTCCATTCTTAATGATTCGTTGGCTAAATCCTTGGGGTTAGATATAGATTCACTGAAAAGTGAAGATGGTGTTGCACAACTTGCTGGAAACCGAAATCCAGAAGGTGCTTTCCCTCTTGCTCAGGCTTATGCCGGGCACCAATTCGGACATTTTAACATGTTAGGAGATGGCCGAGCTATTTTGCTTGGAGAACAAATTACACCTCAAGGTGAGCGATTTGATGTTCAACTGAAAGGTTCTGGTAGAACTCCTTATTCTCGTGGGGGAGATGGACGTGCGGCACTAGGGCCAATGCTAAGAGAATACATTATTAGCGAATCCATGCATGCGCTTGGTATACCTACTACACGGAGTTTAGCGGTGGTAACTACCGGTGAATCTATCATTCGTGAAACTAATCTACCTGGTGCAATTATGACCCGCGTGGCTGCAAGTCATCTGCGTGTAGGTACTTTTCAATTCGCAGCGAAATGGGGAACTTTTGAAGATCTTCGAGACCTGGCTGATTATACAATTGAACGACATTATCCAGAAGGAGAGACTTCCCCTAATCGTTATATTTTCCTACTTCAGGAAGTGATTAAACGTCAGGCGTCGCTAATTGCAAAATGGCAACTGGTTGGCTTTATTCACGGAGTCATGAACACAGACAACATGGCCATTAGTGGAGAAACTATTGATTATGGTCCTTGCGCGTTTATGGATGCCTATGATCCATCAACTGTTTTTAGCTCTATAGATGTTAATGGTCGCTATGCTTATGGCAATCAACCGAATATTGCTGGATGGAATTTAGCACGATTTGCTGAAAGCTTATTACCGCTACTCCATGAAGATGAAGAGCAAGCAATTAAACTAGCCCAGAATGCGATAGAAGATTTTCCTAAATTATATTTCTCTAATTGGCTATCAGGGATGAGAGCTAAGTTGGGGATATACAACGAGGAAAAAGAAGATGAGGCACTCGTGGATGAACTTCTCCGTATAATGCAAAAGAATGGTGCAGATTATACCAATACTTTTCGTGCATTAACTTTCGATACGAATGAGGATACGAAATTATTTGGAACACCTGAGTTTGCTCAGTGGAAAAAGAAATGGCAGGAGAGGTTAAGTAGACAGCAGGAATCGAAAGCATCCTCTCATGACTTGATGCGAAACAGTAATCCTGCTGTAATCCCAAGAAACCACCGGGTAGAAGAGGCCCTGGATGCAGCTGTTGCACAAGGTGACTACAGTGTAATGGAGCGGTTACTAAACGCTTTATCAAGACCATACGCTCATACTCCTGAACAAGATGAATATACTAAACTGCCTGACCAAGAAAACAGTTCTTATCGTACGTTTTGTGGAACATAAGAAATATCATCAACTTAAAAAAGATAGGGATAGCAAATACAATGCTATCCTATCTTTTTTATTTTTATATAAGTAATGACAATATTTTGAAAGAAACTTTTTGCCTACTTATAAAGTCTTATTAGTAATGTAAAAATAACTAATTTTAAACCTGATTTAATATTATAAGACATTTTCCTCCTAAACTAAACATAGACTCTATAGAATTGTTTACAATTTCCAAATGGAATAATATTGTTCACAATTTACAGAATTTAGTGTACACTTTAAATATTACAATTTTAGGAGGATTATTTTGGCTAAATTAAAGAAATTTGGAATTGTATTAACTTCTTCAGCTTTAACGTTAGGAATGTTTTCATCCATTGCAAGTGCTTCAACTTCAACAAATGAGCCACCTCAAGTACAAATTCAAGTAGCGGAAACAGAAAAAGTTTTCACGAAAAATGATTTAATCAAGAGATTAAAAGAATTGTTTCCAAAGAAGTTTGATCATCTATCCAATAATGATTTCCATATGGGAAGCGGTTACTATTACCCAACTGATAAGGAAGTAAGATATAATCTGTCTTTCTTTAAGGAAGTAAATGGTAAGCACACAAGTGGAGGCGTTGGATTTGTGGGAGAAAAATTAGAATTAGAAAATTATTACTTCCAACCAACCAATGAAAAAGAAGCATTGTTTCCTGCAAAAGTCTCCAAAGAGGCAGCAAAAAAAATTGCAGAAGATTTTATGAAGAGTTTTATTGCAAATGCAGAATATCAATTAGAAACAGACTCCTACAATTATTACCCGCAACAAATATTAACCGAGCCTATTCGTTACAACTTTTCTTTTACTAGCACCAAAAATGATATATCTATTTCTGAACAAAGAATGGAAGTAACTGTTCTTGGAAATGGTGAAGTCGTTAATTTTTATAAGACACCAGTTCAGAAATCTGCTACATTCGATGATGTTAAACAATTAAAAGATGAAGCGGAGCTATTAAAAAAGTTTAAAGATAACCTTTCTATTGATAAACAATATCAAATTGATTTTGATTACAGAACTGGTGAACGGGGTGTTAAGCTCATTTACCAACCTACAACTAAAGTACGCGGAATTCATGCATCTACAGGTAAGTGGCTGACTTCAAACGATTACACAACAGAATATCCTGAGAAAACGAAACTTGAAAAGATTTCTGCTAACCCACTGCCTGCAAAACAAAATGGAGTTACATTAGAAGAAGCTAAGAAAATTGCTGAAAAGTTTATTAAATCCAAATCGGACAAAATAAAACTAACCATTCAATCAATGGATGAGGTTGAAAATTATAATGGCCAATCCGTGATCAGAGTTGACTATATGTACGAATATGCAAATGGTGGACATGGAACTAGCTTAGAAATTAATAAGAATACTGGTGAAATTATTCAATATTATGATATAACAAGAGATATTCTACAACAAAACGGAGAAAAACCTAGTGAGAACAAGCTTACTCAAAAGGATGCTCTCACGCAGGCATTAAAATATGTAAAAGAAATGATTCCATCTTATCTTCACAACTATGCGTTACCAGTAGAAGAAGCATTTTATGATGATATGCAAGGATCCTATAACTTCTCTTTCCCTCGAGTAGTAAATGGTATTGTAGTGATTGGCGATCAAATTAATGTAAGTATTGCTGGGGACGGATCATTAAAAAACCTTCACGTTGGTTATCAAGAGATAAAAGATTGGCCAGCACTTGATAAAGTAATTTCTGAAAAAGACGCGTTGGCTAAATTAAAAGAAGCTCTTAATATAAAACTTACTTATTTGAAACCAAGTAACGACAAAGAAAAAAATCATTATGACCTTGTGTATGTTCCAGTATTTAATGAAAACTCATTTAGCTTTTTAGATGCTACTACGGGTGAATGGAATAACTTGAACAATTTTAAAAGTCCTGAAACTATTAAACATGCTTGGGCTGAAGAGGAGTTAAATTATTTAATCAGCGCGAAAGTCTTAGAAGTAAAAGATCCTAAAAAATTCAACGGTGATGCAGCAATCTCTAAAGGAGAAGCATTAAAAGTTTTATTAAACTCTCTCACTTATTTCTATGACGGAATGTATTATAATAATAACGAAAATTTAAAACAAACTTTTGATAATATCGATCCAAAACATCCTCTATATCAAGCAGTAGAACGTGCGGTAAGTATGGGAGTAATTCAACCATCTGGCAAGAACTTTGATGTGGATGCACCTATCAAAAGAGAAGAACTAGCAGCGTGGTATATTAGAGTTCTAGGTTTAGAGCAAGCAGCTAAACATAGTAACATCTATAAAATAGACTTTGCAGATGCAAGTAAGGTGCAAAAAGAGTATATAGGATATGTAGCTTTAGCAAACTCCATGGGATTATTTAAAGTTGAAAAAAATCAATTCAATCCTGCTCAAGAAGTGACTTACGCAGAGTTGGCTGTTTCAACCATTCTATTAGCTCACGAAATCGCTGAAAAAGGAAATGGCATCCGTTACTAAAACATTTCAAAACCCTCCCCGTACAAAGACGGGAGAGGGTTTTGTTTTGGTGTATTAAATTGGTTTACTCAGCTGGTAGTACTTCATCAGCTATAATACCAGGAAGAGAAATATTATATCCTGCTTGTGATTCATATGTATATTCTCCATATACTGTTCCATAAATCGTGACAATATCA encodes:
- a CDS encoding SRPBCC family protein produces the protein MSENKSTNELTTFTEGKVLVMERIFNAPRSLVFEAFSDSERLESWWGPKGWKTINRQFEFKPEGVWHYCMTCEDENQGDFYGQESWGMAIYHEIVAPEKIVYTDMFADDKGNAIAGMPELLVTMIFTEDGDKTKLITRSEFATLENLQQVLDMGVVQGTSSQYERLDDLLKNI
- a CDS encoding M28 family peptidase produces the protein MRISNNKIILTIILGIATVVPIVAFSPHFASTEFEKMNALETQVLWGIDADNIYNNIRVLSKTPRVAGTAQENEAVAYIKKQFESYGYESEVQSFHFNSYTPPQTLALSVKGYSQRLQPIAFEYSVNGDISGEIVAAGLGKMEDLNKLNLKGKIALIQRGEITFADKISNATAKGAIGVIIYNQESDTINASLGDATKTSVPAVFLTKEEGDDLISHLKKNPGSIGQLNIKGASFNQNTSHNVIAIKKPVKLNNSTNNIIVIGAHHDSVAGAPGANDDASGTAMTLELARVLKNISSDTEIRFVTFGAEELGLLGSSHYVESLSEDEKNRIVANFNLDMVGSKNAGNLILQTIDGKPNLVTDLSQEASEKLNGEPTPFNQGERSDHVSFAEAGIPAALFIHHPTEEWYHTPQDTIDKISKSKLQDVAEIVGLAILNQIVSENQSSK
- a CDS encoding protein kinase domain-containing protein, with product MRNISILRSIRKAYQFFVDIPLKAGTVLNQQYEVLNVIGTGSYGILYRCKDLKTNDYKVVKQLRLSKQRSKKEIKLFENEISILQKLNHENMPKFFEAFTHNELLFYVMNYMEGDNLEDLIFYKKVTFNEEQSLNLLADLLVLVDDLHNKNVYHGDLRIPNIIINNNHLFLIDFGLSKLNPSSGEMKEQDYFDLGEILLYLLYTTYPTRNKKALPWTEELSLKNETIYLLKRLLQIKEPYTTTKDILKDLQAALLANKK
- a CDS encoding protein adenylyltransferase SelO, producing MTNREELIGWNFDNSYARLPNIFFTSLTLNPVSSPKLSILNDSLAKSLGLDIDSLKSEDGVAQLAGNRNPEGAFPLAQAYAGHQFGHFNMLGDGRAILLGEQITPQGERFDVQLKGSGRTPYSRGGDGRAALGPMLREYIISESMHALGIPTTRSLAVVTTGESIIRETNLPGAIMTRVAASHLRVGTFQFAAKWGTFEDLRDLADYTIERHYPEGETSPNRYIFLLQEVIKRQASLIAKWQLVGFIHGVMNTDNMAISGETIDYGPCAFMDAYDPSTVFSSIDVNGRYAYGNQPNIAGWNLARFAESLLPLLHEDEEQAIKLAQNAIEDFPKLYFSNWLSGMRAKLGIYNEEKEDEALVDELLRIMQKNGADYTNTFRALTFDTNEDTKLFGTPEFAQWKKKWQERLSRQQESKASSHDLMRNSNPAVIPRNHRVEEALDAAVAQGDYSVMERLLNALSRPYAHTPEQDEYTKLPDQENSSYRTFCGT
- a CDS encoding CPBP family intramembrane glutamic endopeptidase; protein product: MDLFLEYILWITPGFLILLVTYLLLPKNAFSTKIFILILGFILIRDNMTTFDFWHFGTTNNLPWMRFTENGSLLILMGVVSLMITGGIIYLQKDMRHLLFWIGNQKVLSLFMGILGAIIVVLPFFFIYQGIPLEKRGGYFPTEVLPLLFFFALSGNLMEEVLFRGYLQGYFESITDSIRAALLSGLMFGVGHVFLATTVTTLGLPVILFTFFEGIICSFVRLKYGIFPSTLTHGLSIFVLASSIF
- a CDS encoding HXXEE domain-containing protein, whose amino-acid sequence is MELLKIRWLIWLFPIVFFIHDLEEILTVEYFSMVLPFKVTTVEFILAFSILWLIVFIGCMFAATNKDFIGIGPIQYFSILVSGIFLANGIGHILQSIFFQKYVPGVITSIFILVPFCLFSIKKLLSDNLITCKQILIYLALGFILQTPFAMGSIMFAKFIVKIVGNG
- a CDS encoding YcdB/YcdC domain-containing protein; translation: MAKLKKFGIVLTSSALTLGMFSSIASASTSTNEPPQVQIQVAETEKVFTKNDLIKRLKELFPKKFDHLSNNDFHMGSGYYYPTDKEVRYNLSFFKEVNGKHTSGGVGFVGEKLELENYYFQPTNEKEALFPAKVSKEAAKKIAEDFMKSFIANAEYQLETDSYNYYPQQILTEPIRYNFSFTSTKNDISISEQRMEVTVLGNGEVVNFYKTPVQKSATFDDVKQLKDEAELLKKFKDNLSIDKQYQIDFDYRTGERGVKLIYQPTTKVRGIHASTGKWLTSNDYTTEYPEKTKLEKISANPLPAKQNGVTLEEAKKIAEKFIKSKSDKIKLTIQSMDEVENYNGQSVIRVDYMYEYANGGHGTSLEINKNTGEIIQYYDITRDILQQNGEKPSENKLTQKDALTQALKYVKEMIPSYLHNYALPVEEAFYDDMQGSYNFSFPRVVNGIVVIGDQINVSIAGDGSLKNLHVGYQEIKDWPALDKVISEKDALAKLKEALNIKLTYLKPSNDKEKNHYDLVYVPVFNENSFSFLDATTGEWNNLNNFKSPETIKHAWAEEELNYLISAKVLEVKDPKKFNGDAAISKGEALKVLLNSLTYFYDGMYYNNNENLKQTFDNIDPKHPLYQAVERAVSMGVIQPSGKNFDVDAPIKREELAAWYIRVLGLEQAAKHSNIYKIDFADASKVQKEYIGYVALANSMGLFKVEKNQFNPAQEVTYAELAVSTILLAHEIAEKGNGIRY
- a CDS encoding antibiotic biosynthesis monooxygenase family protein, translated to MSGIAKLPQPPYYAAIFTSQRTNVEKGYGRMAEKMEELASQQKDFLGIESARDHELGITISYWDSLEAIKSWKDNSAHKVAQEKGKSEWYKNFSVRISKVEKAYTFEVNEDNNLD